TAGTCTTTTCCGAAGAATTGCTCTGTCAATTTTGCAATAGTCCCATCTTCGTTCAAAGCCTTGATACGGTCGTTGACAAAGCTTTGTAGAGCCGTATTGTCCGAAGAAAATACATAGTAAATAAACGGTTTTTCTGCTGCTTCAAGCTCGATTGTTTTAAGATTTGTCAAATTTTGATCTGCAATAATAGCATTAACCGTAGGGGCATCAAAAATTTTAAAATCATACTTGCCATCATTTATATTGGTCAAAATCTGTGTGATATTCTCACCAGTATAGTTGATGTCGACTGGTTTATCCGTATGCTGAGTATTGTATTCCTCTAGCTGAGCAGCTGTTGTTGTCCCTGTAACTACCTGTGTAGAATGACCACCAATATCATTATAAGACTGAATATCCGTATCTTTTGGCACAGCTAAAACAGACGGTGTAGAGGCCGTTGGATAAGAATAGAGGTATTTTTCACCACGCTCTTTTGTATAGGAAGTATTATTCCCTAACAAATCAAAGCGTCCTGAATCCAAGCCAGGGAATTGACCGCTACCATCTGTTGTTTCAAAGGTCAATTCATACTGGTCAGAACCATCAAAGATAGCTCGAGCCAATTCAATATCAAACCCTGTCAACTCTCCATTCTCATCTCGATAAGAAAAAGGTTTGGTAGTCCCAACAGTTCCCATTACGATGGTTTCTTTTTTATCCGCTTCTGAAGAGCTAGTGTTTGATGAGTTTGAGGTAGACGAGCAAGCTGCCAAAGCAACTGTCGCAAGGGCTGTAATACCAGCCAGTGATAGAATAGTTCTTAATTTCATAGTAATTCTCCTTTTGTATCAGCAAGTCAGACCTACAAGGTCTGCACAAAATAATCAAATAGCTTCTGATTACCGCCACTTTGATCAATCAGAAGTTCCGGATGCCACTGGACACCCAGAAAACGTGTCTCATCCATTGATTGGACAGCCTCAATAATACCATCATCCACAGAATGCGCAATCGCTTCTAGCCCCTGACCCAGATTCTCTATCGCCTGGCTGTGAATAGAATTGACAGCTACTCTCTGACCAAAAATACTAGCCAGAGGCGTTGCCTCTTTACATTCCACCTGGTGAATCAGATCAAAAGGCATGGACCGATGCCCCTCTACCGCTTGTTTGAGAGTTCCTCCACGTGCAACATTGAAAAGCTGCATCCCCCTGCAAATCCCCAAAATCGGTTTTTCCTGTCTCAAGGCTTCGTGGACCAATTTCAGTTCAAATTCGTCACGTTCCTTGAAATAGTCATCGCTTTCGATGAGTTTTTCTTGACCGTAAAACTGAGGTAATACATGTTGACCACCCGTCAGTAATAACTTATCAATCGCCGACACATAGTCGACAACATCCGTTTCACCAGACAAGGGGATATAAAAAGGAAGGCCCCCCGCTCGCTTGATTCCATCTGCAAAGTTACGAGACACCGATAACTTCATAATCGGAATCCCCTCTGCGACAGGCTTTTCATTACTGGTGATGCCAATAATCGGTTTCCCCATCCTGCCCTCCTTTCGTAATGTATAGACACTATCTTATCATGCTCTCTCTTTTTTGTATATTTTAAATTATTTATAGCCAGCCATAAAAAATATTTATGGATCAAAAAAAGAGCCTATTCTGACTCTTGTTTTCTAGTCCATAAAAAGTACAGGTTAATAGCACAGGCCACTAAAATCACAGCAGGCCAAAGCAAATTCAACAAAGGAAGTTTACCGACATTGTAGGCAATATAGAGAGTATTCCACACTACCCCTAAACTATAGACAATCGTCAAAATAATTTTCATAAGACACTCCAATTAAATGATAGTGCTATTATACTACAAACGACCGTTGATGTCCTTAATCTGCCGCTCCATTTTCCGATAATTTAGGAAAAATAGCAAAGCGTAGACCAAGATAAAGATAAACCAGAAGAGGTAGATAAGTTCCTTGTCCGACAATAGCAGAGGTTATGAGAGAAATAATGGTTCCGAGAGACTAAACTGCAAAAAAGCCAGAACAACTGTCCTGACTTTCATTGTCTTATAGTTTCTTCTTCAATTCTGCCACCCTCATCATGACTTCCATTGGGGTCATATTATAGATGTCCAGTTTTGCCAGTTCATCGAGGACTGGGTGAGATGGCGTGTCTGCGAAGAGGTCGATTTGACCAGACGGCTCTTCCACAACTGACGGAGCTGGGTGAGTTGGTGCAGTAGGGGCTTGGTTTTCAAGCGTCTGCAAAATCCTATCCGCCCGCTGCAATAGCTCCTCTGGCATTCCCGCAATCTTAGCCACATGGATCCCGTAGGACTTGTCAGCTGGACCTTGGGCAATCTTGTGGAGGAAGGTGACTTGGCCGTCCTTCTCCAAGGTCGATACATGGACATTCTCTAGGTGTTCTAAGGTCTGGCTAAGGTCTGTCAACTCATGGTAGTGGGTGGCAAAGAGAGTCTTGGCACCAATCTTGTCGTGGATGTACTCGATGATAGACTGGGCCAGGGCCATACCGTCATAGGTGGCCGTTCCCCGTCCAAGTTCGTCAAAGAGGATGAGCGACCGATCTGTCGCCAGACGGACCGCCTTATTGGCCTCCATCATCTCGACCATAAAGGTAGACTGACCGCTGACCAAGTCGTCTGCCGCCCCAATCCGAGTGAAAATAGCATCGAAAATCGGCAATGCAGCCTGATCCGCAGGCACATAAGAACCCATCTGCGCCAGAATGACAATAACCGCCAACTGCCGCATATAGGTAGACTTACCACTCATGTTTGGACCAGTAATCAGTTGCATATGCGTATCGGTATTCAAGTGAATAGAGTTGGGAATATAGGTCTGCTTGCCCATGACCTTCTCCACCACTGCATGACGTCCACGGTCAATGGTTAGTTCTCTTTGAACTGTAAAGCGTGGACAAACCAAATGTTGCTGCTCTGCCACAACTGCAAAAGCCTGCAAAACATCGATGGTTGCAATGGTCCGAGCCAACTTCTGCAAGCGACCGATATACTTCTCAACCTCTTGGCGAATCCGCATGAAAATCTCGTACTCCAAATTAGCAGACTTATCACGCGCCTCCAACATCTGCCCTTCGATCTTAGCCAACTCTTCCGTTCCATAGCGCTCCGAGTTTTTCAAGGTCGCCTTACGGAAGAAATGACTAGGCACATTGCCCAGATTGGAATTGGTCACATGAAAATAGTAACCGTCTTTTTTATTGTAATCAATCTTAAGATTGTTGATACCAGACGCTTCACGCTCCTTGGCCTCAATCTCCGCAATCCAACCCGCTCCCTCACGCATGACCAGACGGTACTGATCCAGCGTTTCGTCAAAGCCCGTACGGATGATATTTCCATCTGTGATGGTCCCTTGGGCTTCTGGGGCAATAGCAGAGCTGATGAGAGCATGCAGTTCTGGAATTGGGTCCAATCCAGCTACCAGATTGCCTAGAGCAGGCTCATTGATTTGTAGCAAGATATTCTTGATTGCTGGGATATTTCCCAGAGTCTGGGAGAGCTGCAAGAGATCCTTGGGCATGGTTTTTCCAAAAGACACCCGACTGGCCAAGCGTTCGATGTCATAGACACCTTTTAAAGCCTCGACCAAGTCACTCCGTTCAAAGAAGTAATCCAGAAAAACCTGAACGACAGCCTGACGATTCTCAATCCGCTTAAGGTCAATCAAGGGACGATCAATCCATGTCCGTAATAGTCGCATACCCATGGCTGTCTTGGTTTCGTCTAACAACCAGTACAAACTACCATGCTTCTTACCTGTCCGACCGTTTTCAAGCAGGTCCAGGCTAGACTTGGTTGCATAGTCCATTTGCAGATAGTCCTTGATTTCATAATGGACCACCTTTTGCAAGTGGCTCAGATCTCGCATCTGAGTCCGATGAAGGTAGCTGAGGAGTTTCCCAGCCGCAGCCTTTTCCAAATCCGTCAGCGAGTTGTCAATCAGCTGAACATCCTCCGTCACCTCCTCCTCAAAAGACAGCAACAAGTTCATCTGATTCGAGAAAACCTGCTCCTCTTCCTCCGACAGAGCATAGCCGATGACCAATTCACGTGCCCGTAAATTGCGGATTTCACCGCAAAGACTGGTAAAATCATCCAAACTAGTCACAAAAAACTGACCTGTTGACACATCCATATAAGAAAGTGCGAACTGCACTCCCTGACGGTCAATCGCAACCAAATAGTTACTGTCGGCTCCCATTTTGGACGAATCTGTTACCGTACCAGGAGTAATGACCTGCACTACTTCCCGCTTGACCACGCCGACTGCCTGCTTAGGATCTTCCATCTGCTCAGCAATAGCGACCTTATGCCCCAATTCAACAAGTGTGTCGATATACTGTTGTGCCGCGTGATACGGTACCCCCGCCATAGGAATCGGATTCTCCGCATTCTTATTCCGACTGGTCAGGGACAGTTCCAAAATCTGTGCCGCTTCTACCGCATCTTCATAAAATAACTCATAAAAGTCTCCCATAC
This region of Streptococcus suis genomic DNA includes:
- a CDS encoding amino acid ABC transporter substrate-binding protein, whose translation is MKLRTILSLAGITALATVALAACSSTSNSSNTSSSEADKKETIVMGTVGTTKPFSYRDENGELTGFDIELARAIFDGSDQYELTFETTDGSGQFPGLDSGRFDLLGNNTSYTKERGEKYLYSYPTASTPSVLAVPKDTDIQSYNDIGGHSTQVVTGTTTAAQLEEYNTQHTDKPVDINYTGENITQILTNINDGKYDFKIFDAPTVNAIIADQNLTNLKTIELEAAEKPFIYYVFSSDNTALQSFVNDRIKALNEDGTIAKLTEQFFGKDYAPTAEELAVPNE
- the mutS gene encoding DNA mismatch repair protein MutS; this encodes MAIEKISPGMQQYLDIKAQYPDAFLLFRMGDFYELFYEDAVEAAQILELSLTSRNKNAENPIPMAGVPYHAAQQYIDTLVELGHKVAIAEQMEDPKQAVGVVKREVVQVITPGTVTDSSKMGADSNYLVAIDRQGVQFALSYMDVSTGQFFVTSLDDFTSLCGEIRNLRARELVIGYALSEEEEQVFSNQMNLLLSFEEEVTEDVQLIDNSLTDLEKAAAGKLLSYLHRTQMRDLSHLQKVVHYEIKDYLQMDYATKSSLDLLENGRTGKKHGSLYWLLDETKTAMGMRLLRTWIDRPLIDLKRIENRQAVVQVFLDYFFERSDLVEALKGVYDIERLASRVSFGKTMPKDLLQLSQTLGNIPAIKNILLQINEPALGNLVAGLDPIPELHALISSAIAPEAQGTITDGNIIRTGFDETLDQYRLVMREGAGWIAEIEAKEREASGINNLKIDYNKKDGYYFHVTNSNLGNVPSHFFRKATLKNSERYGTEELAKIEGQMLEARDKSANLEYEIFMRIRQEVEKYIGRLQKLARTIATIDVLQAFAVVAEQQHLVCPRFTVQRELTIDRGRHAVVEKVMGKQTYIPNSIHLNTDTHMQLITGPNMSGKSTYMRQLAVIVILAQMGSYVPADQAALPIFDAIFTRIGAADDLVSGQSTFMVEMMEANKAVRLATDRSLILFDELGRGTATYDGMALAQSIIEYIHDKIGAKTLFATHYHELTDLSQTLEHLENVHVSTLEKDGQVTFLHKIAQGPADKSYGIHVAKIAGMPEELLQRADRILQTLENQAPTAPTHPAPSVVEEPSGQIDLFADTPSHPVLDELAKLDIYNMTPMEVMMRVAELKKKL
- a CDS encoding gamma-glutamyl-gamma-aminobutyrate hydrolase family protein, which translates into the protein MGKPIIGITSNEKPVAEGIPIMKLSVSRNFADGIKRAGGLPFYIPLSGETDVVDYVSAIDKLLLTGGQHVLPQFYGQEKLIESDDYFKERDEFELKLVHEALRQEKPILGICRGMQLFNVARGGTLKQAVEGHRSMPFDLIHQVECKEATPLASIFGQRVAVNSIHSQAIENLGQGLEAIAHSVDDGIIEAVQSMDETRFLGVQWHPELLIDQSGGNQKLFDYFVQTL
- a CDS encoding DUF3021 family protein, with product MSDKELIYLFWFIFILVYALLFFLNYRKMERQIKDINGRL